gtatattgtttggtatggagtggtcctgtcccgacctttatgataagtatgtactcttagaggcttgtagacatatgtcatgtatacggatatttgtatggccttgtcagcttATATTTAAAGTATATAATGGATTACATTAGCCTTATACGTCCGTatatcatatgtataagtttttatatcaggttgggtcgtcCTATATTGGGTAATCCCCTACGTTTAATATGGTTAGCCCATGGCGGCCCGTTTGGCCCACTTACCAATGAAAGTACAATTAGAAAGGTATATTTTGTTGGTACTCGAttaagtaaggtatcgggtgACCGTCGTGGCCCAcaggttgggtcgtgacaaatttacAACAAGTTTTATTCCTATCCCTTTACAAGTCTCTACCATTAACTCTTTGCCTAATCCTTTAGACAAAGGATCTGCTAAATTAAACCTGAACTTCACATATTGAGGAGATATTATGCCTTCCTCCAATAATCTTCTCATGATTGTGCTTAAGATGAACTTGTCTTGATTTGACATTATAATAATCACTTGAAGCCCGAAATATAGCAGCTTTATTATCATAATAAATAGTTAAAAGTGGCACTGGCTTACTCCATAGAGGAATATATACCAGAATACTTCTAAGCCAGTCAGCTTCTTCTCCAGCAGAAGATATAACTATAAATTCTGATCTATTATTGAGTGAGTAATACATGTCTGCTTCTTTGGTTTCCAAGAGATTGTTGCTCCACCCAAAGTGAAAATCCAAGTAGTAATGGACTTAGAGTCATTCAGATCGGAATTTCAAGTAGCATCACGATATCCTTCAAGGACCGCTGGAAATATAGAATAATATAGGCCAACATTAATTGTACCCTTTTAAGTACCTTAATAAAAGGCATTCCAATGATCAACTCCGGTGTTACTAGTGAACTTGCTCAACGTTCCTACTGCATAACCAATATCTGGTCTAGTACAATACATGGCATACATTAGACTCCCGACAATCTGAGAATAAGTCAACTGATCAACACCATCACTAGAGTTTCGCACTAGTTTGATGCTAGAATCAAATAGAGTAGGAGCATGTTTATCGTCAAAATGACCAAATCTCTTTAGAACTTTCTCAATATAACTTGATTGAGTAAGATTTAAGACATTAGCCGATCTTACTATGTTAATGCCCAAAATCATATCAGCTTCtctaagatctttcatttcaaattaaGAAGCAAGAAATGATTTAGCTTCCTTGACTCTTTCAATATCAATTCCAAATATTAACATGTCATCTACATATAGAAAAATTAGAACACCAGAGTTTTCTTAAAATTTACGAAATATGCAAATATCACCATCATTAATTAAATAgccattagaaatcatgtttttttaaaatttctcaTGCCATTACTTTGGAGTTTGTTTTAATCCATACAGAGATTTAAGAAGCTTACAAACTTTATGTTCCTGATCAGGAATAACAAATCCTTCTGGTTGTTTTATGTAAACTTCTTCACCTAAATCTCCATTCATAAATGCAGTcttcacatccatttgatgaattatTAATCCATGAAGTGTTGCTAAAGCAACTAAAAGCCGAATGGATGTGATCCGAGCTATTGGTGCAAAAGTATCGAAATAATCAATATCTTTCATTTGAGTAAAATCTTTTACCGCCAATGAGCTTTGCACTTATCTAAAGTACCATCAGACTTCAATTTCTTCCTTAAAACCCATTTGCAGCTAATAGGTTTACATCCTGGGGAAAGATCTGATAAAATCCATATGTTATTTGACATGATAGAATGCATTTCATCTTCAATAGCTTCACGCCAAAAAGTAGCATCATATGAAGACATTGCTTCAGCATAAATTTCAGGATCTTTTTCTATCAAATAGACTTGAAAATCATGTCCAAAATCTCTTGGTATGATTGATCTACAACTGCGTCTTGGTTGACTTTCTTCTAATAATTCAACTAATTTTCTTTTAAGAGAAGGTGTAGGAGAACCTGTATCTTGTTTTGGAGATCCTTCTTTCTTAGAAAAAATATGATAAAAAAGTTAGCATGTACAGATTAAATAATTGTGTGCGGGCTTGGAGTTTCAAAATTTAAGAATCTATACGCCTTACAAGTTAGAGAATAACCAATAAATACATTATCAATTCTTCTATAGCCAACCTTAGTCATATGTTAATCGGGTAATTTAACATGAGCCAAAAAACCCCATactttaaaattattaatatttagCTTTCGATTCTTCCAAAGTTCATAAGAAGATATATCAAATTTCTTGGAAGGAATTCGATTTAAAATATGATAAGCTGAAAGCTTCTGTCCATAAATTGTCATGCACACCAGATCCATAAAGCATAGAATTAACCATTTCTATGAAAGTCCTATTTTTTCTTTCtgctacaccattttgttgtggtgtatagGAAGTAGTCAATTGGTTCTCAATACCTTCCTTTTCTCAAAAATCAATAAAATATGAACCcaaatattctccacctctatcagatcTAATTGAATTAATCTTCAAACTCAAATTATTCTCAACTTCTGCTTTATATGTTTTGAAAGTCTCAAAGGCCTCACCTTTTGTTCTTAATGAAAAGACATATGTATATCGTAAATAAtaatcaataaaagtaataaaatatctcTTTTCATTACGTGACAAACAATCCATCTCACAAATATCAGTATAGATTAATTCCAAAAGTTTGGATTTTCTTACAACTATCTTAAAAGGCTTTTTTGTTATCTTGCACTTACTATAAGTAAGACACTTAGCAATAtgttctttttcacatttttttatTAATCCATAATTTACTATAAGTTGAATGGATCTAAAATTTACGTGACCTAGATGTTCATGTCATAAATATAGAGACTCAAAATATAAGCAAAAATATTTCCATTATCAATATTGAGTTTGAACATGCCATTTGTAGCATAGCCTTTTTCCCACAAACATGCCATTCTTAGTAGGAGTGTTCAAAACCGATCcgaaaccgaaaaccgaaccgaagAGAAGCTTAATGGCTTACTGGTAACGGCTTCACGGCTTAACGGACGGGGAACGgattgaaatttttttattaacgacttatcggtttgggggcggattattcaattttcttaacggataatccgttaacccgttaagaatatatatatatatataatgagtcCAATAATGGAATATAGAATTGATCAAATTTTGCTAAATAGGAGTATAGGAATATATTCAATTTAACTGGAAGTAGAAGTTAAATAAAAAGTTTCTGATTTATTACAACACTAACAAAGATAAAAGAAATTGATTCATTATCTATCACTTCCGGAGAAAAATGACATACATAAATTGCTTATATTTTATGAACATTAATTAGATGAAACAGCATATCTGTCCCCGAGAAATTAATGAGACTAGACCTAGCTTCTCTTGTAGAATTAGTGCAATACGATTTCTGCGATCGAGGGAAAGTTGGGAAATCTAAAGAAAAAAGGAACACACGTTTCACAAACCTTAATGATTTCAAGAGGAAGCTGTTGTCGAAGAGAAGCGCAAAGAGTAACCATTTCTTGTCTTCTTTTTTAAACCAAAGTCATGTCAAGTCTATATTTTTTtgcttattttccttcttctggTAGTACTGCTGGATTCCTAAAATCATTGATAATTTTGTTAGGCCGATAAATCACCCGATAACTGCCCGATAAGAGCTAAACCGATCCAATCCACCCAATACCTTATCGGGCGGCTAGCAGATGAATACATTTAAAAGCCGATAGCCGATAAGTCAAACTGTTACccaatccgcccgataagcaGCCCTAATTCTTAGATAAAATAAATTTATCTGACTCAAAAATTAATTGAAAACCATACTTCAAAAGAAGTTTACCTGACACCAAGTTCTTTCGAATATCAGGTACATGCAATATATCTTTCAACGTGACCATCTTTCCGGAAGTAAACTTCAACTCAATAGTTCTTTTTCCTGCAACCTTAGTAGAGGACGAGTTTCCCATATACATGACCTTATCGTCCCCCATTAATTCATAGATCTTAAAAGTATTTCGGTCACCTGATATGTGACGAGTTGCACCGGTGTCTATCCATCATTCGACTTGATTTTCTGCTATAAATGCTTTAGTGACCATCGTTATAAATTCATCATTTCTATTGTTgttgatttttcctttcttcttttcagCTTTAAGAATTTTACAATCATGAGCATGATGACCAATTTTATGATAGTGATAACACTAACTTGACTTAGAATTTGCACTTGCTTGAAATTTACTTTTTTTTACCTTTGTAAATTTCTTGTATCCCTTTTAATTGATTTCACTTCAACCACATGATCTTTCATGACAGGTTCCTTGAAAATATTATTGTCACGATTTCTAATCTCTTGTTTAATTTGTAAATGTTGCAACAATTGTTCAAGAGTCAAATTGTCCTTCTTATGTAAGAGTTTACTTCTATACCCTTTCCATGACAGAGAAATTTTGAAATAATAGCATCATCAAGATTAATTCCAGAAATAGCAGTTTTATTAGCTATAATCTGGAATTCTTGCACTTGATCAATGATTGGCTTGTCATCAATTATCTTAAAATCCATATAatttaaaacaagaaaattctTTGAGCTTGCCTGTTCTGCCAAATAAATAGTTTGAAGAGTATCCCAAAGTTCTTTGGCAGATTTGCACTTGGCAGAATATTGATCATAATATTTGTTGGTCATTGCtctaagaatataattcttgcataAATAATCATCATCTTGccacttaataatttattctctaACCGAAGTAGCCTCATTAGTTGCTACCTCAGAATTAGGAACATTGGGATAAGGTTTTTCAAGAACATATGTTAACTTCAAACGCCGCAGAAAAAATTCCATCTTTCCATGCCATCTAGGAAAGTCTTTGCcatcaaatattttaaaatttgaaTTTGGCAAAGATAGAACACCACTCGAAATTGTTGTAGTAGTTATAGAGATAATTATCTTCAAATTGTTAGAACAAGGATTATTACAatattagaaaacaaaaaaaaacttgattgGCTTAGAGGCACGTAGAGAAAACGTTTTTTAAAGATAGTTGGAGTCTCTTCCACGAGCAAACGGAAGAATAAATGACAACTCTATCTCCGGAATTTAACTAAACCACACAACAAGTAGCATTCAAGAATGTTGCTCTTCTATTCTTGAATCTATGATTTCACCATTTGATCAATGTCTCTTATAATAATTTATGGGAAACGTAATTTGTGAATTGCTtatattttccaaagaaaatcaGCTCTATTTATAGGATAAAGACTCTTGAAAGACAAGTTTATTATTTAATAAAGATCATGAATTTGAAAGATCACAATATATTTGCTAAAGCCAAAACGTATGTAGTAAATCTAGAATGAATTCACATTCATTCACTTTGGAAAATAAAGAGCTTTTTGATCAAATACATTAACTTATCAAATACATTATTTCAAATTTATTGAAACACTTATTCCAATAGGTACAAGAAACATTAGGATTGTACTTCTTCTTTCctttgaatttttgttgtggTTTTGCAACCTTTTGAGCTGAATTGTTGAATTTTTGGGTTGTTATTCCCCCTATTGACATCGGAGTTCTGAACCTCTAATTATTCCTTCCTTGTCATGTGGCCATGAATGCTGCAAACTCAGCTAAAAGTTGTGCATTAGGCTGCTTGCCCTGTTCAACAACTATAAAAGAAGCAGAATCTGAGGTGAAATGTGCATTTGCATAAACTTCTCTTAAGTTTTCATCTTGCAAAAGAAGTGAATATGCACCATCCATACTAGGCAAAGGACTCATCATGAGAATATTTTCTCTTTCCTGTGCATACACATCATTCAAACCCAAGAATTGAATCAACCTTTGATCTTCTAAAGACTTAGTCAATTTTGCTTTTCTCCCACACACGCATACACATGAACAACATATGATTACATCTAATGCATCCATTTCATCCCGCAGTCATTTAAGTTTAGTAAAATATCCAGCAATGTCACGGTTACCTTGTATTAGACCTGATAGTTCCTTTTGCAGGTGATAAATTGGCACCATTTGATTTGCCAAATCTCTCCTTCAAACTGTCCCAAACTTCCTTTGTTGTCTTGGAGTATATCACACAGTCAACAATGTCCTTTGATAATGCATCCAAAATTCAAGATGTGACTATATCATTAACACAACTCCATTGCTCATATTCAGCAAACTTTAGATCTGGAGATTTGCAAGCTACATTGATGAAACCAAGCTTTTTCTTGGCTGATAAAGATAGATCTCCTCCATCCTGGATATCCTCTTCCATCAAACACAATGTTGACTAGAGTCATACCAGGTGAATAAGAGTTATTGAGATGATAGGAATGATTGATGTCATAAGTGACTGCCTTAGCTGCATTGCTTGATTTTGCAGATGATGTCATTGTTGATTCAGGCATTTTCCGTTATTGGGAAAACATAAATGAATTTGATATTGATGAAACGACTGTTGGATCGAGCTTCTTGTTATGATACCATATAATAAATTGAAGAAGAGACTGTAGAAACTTTGAAAAAATTTCTCTGTGTGTTTATTCATTGCTTTGTacacagaaaaaagaaaaggaaaaatactaaTTACACTTGTCCTATTCTAATTTGTCTAATTGTAACAGAAAATCCCTATCCTAACTACTTATGTTCCCTCACGTGTTATTCACATGAGTGTAGGAAAGTTCTAGTATCAAAATCATCAAACGGTAGAGATTTAATCCATCATGTATTTGATGCGTGGTTGTGATGCATCCATATTACCAAATAGAATCGGACAACCAAATAAAGGAGTCGGGCACAAACATCCTAGGTTATATCGAACACAACATTAGTTTGGTCGGTTCTCTTCCCTTCTCTAATAATCTTGAACTCTAGTGATGACCAAATTGAAATGGAGTTTCTTCTTTTTAACAATACTAGTTTCTATGTGCGTGCCTTACACGTAAACCTTTAGTCTGTTTTGTGAAAGAATAACCGGGAATAACCTCCAAATTTTCATTACTATTATAGTTTTCAAGAAACTatattttatttgtatttgattcaatttttgttattttatttgtaTTCGATTTTCTAAAAAATTATCGATTTTTATAACCTTCAAAAGTTAACTTATTTATTAAATAAGATAATTCTATGTTGGATAAAATTGTACTCCAATATTTAAGACTTTACACAAATATTTACTTATCTAGTATTTTGAAAACAACTAAGTTTTTGTGTCTATGTGAAGTTTTATACGCTTCTAACAACTAAAATCGATTCTCATACGGACTCGTATACTTTTTTTAGTGGCTCTATAAAAAAGAGTTCTCTAACTTGTTTTCTCTATTAAAGTAATCCTaagacttctttttttcttctattaATATATTTTATAGAGATCAATGTACTACTTTAATTTTTCATTCCATTTCGTGATTATAATTTTTAATCTTTTATTCCATTGCTCTCTTGGGTAATAGATTGATTACAATAAAATACTATTGTTAAATTGAATTATGACAATCATTACTTTTATATATGAAgtcaaaattatatatattactATTCACAAAAATAtttgcatgtttatttattaaagaGAAGTATGATTTGATCTTGTCAATCTCACAAGTCACATCCGATTTTGCTCGAGGGTTTCTAGTTTGTTTCTTTGGTTTATCAATTCTTTTGCATTATTGTataccttccccccccccccccaattgcGACCCCAAGTTCTTGTTTTTCGTTTATTTTATTTTGACACGGGTAGGAGAAAAGCAAGTGTATATACTGGGTCACTGTTGTTTTTGTTATTTTGACACATACTTACATCACTATGCATCAACAACGTTAAAAAAGGACTGTCGCTCATAAGCCCCACCTCCTTATTTCCATGCAGGGCAA
The Nicotiana sylvestris chromosome 11, ASM39365v2, whole genome shotgun sequence DNA segment above includes these coding regions:
- the LOC138881491 gene encoding uncharacterized protein: MPESTMTSSAKSSNAAKAVTYDINHSYHLNNSYSPGMTLVNIVFDGRGYPGWRRSIFISQEKAWFHQCSLQISRSKDIVDCVIYSKTTKEVWDSLKERFGKSNGANLSPAKGTIRSNTRKAKLTKSLEDQRLIQFLGLNDVYAQERENILMMSPLPSMDGAYSLLLQDENLREVYANAHFTSDSASFIVVEQGKQPNAQLLAEFAAFMAT